The segment ATCAAACCTTAATCACACGAACTCGTATCACGTCGAGATTGATCACACAGATATAATAAGACCTCAATTCTTATTGCTTTAGCACTCACTCAAATCTAAAGCTCACAACACATTAAGTTATACCACATGTTGGTATCTCCTTATATAAGACTCTAAttatcctaaactcattaggactAACACAAATATATTTCCTAATCCTTATAGATAGACATAACCTATTAGGATTAGGTAGCTTGTATCATAAGCTACTTCAAGCTTATCTCAACAAGTTAGTGAGTTAGCTATTCAGGACTGTGAGCAAATTATGAGGTCTGAGTTCTCAGCACTTCAGAGCCAGTTGGTGCTTCTCCAATGAAGATCTGGAGAACACAGTTGTAGATGAGAGTCAAAGACACACTGAAAATGAAGGTCCCAATGATTTAAGAAATGAGAAGTTCAGTGGTGAGTTCTCGAGCGTACTATTCTCTAGCTTAGCATTTGATTATTTCATCTAACTGCTTTTAGACTTTGTTCAGGTTTCATCTCAGAAGGGACTGCCACTGAATCTGATGATGAGAATGAACGAGGTGATGCAGAAACGGATGAGGAAGACCACACTTTTTTGATACACGTGACTTTCTTTCTTCAAGTTCTTTCAAGAGCAGTAGTTCTGGCTTTCGTACCTCTTCGTTTTCTTCTGATGATGATGGCTTTGGGTCAGAAGATGATATTGATCCTTCCATCAAGTCTGTTGGATTCAACTATCCGCGCGTCAAAAGGAGGAAGAGTTTACCTGATCCTGTTGAAAAAGAGAAAAGTGTTAGCCTTTGGTCAATGATCAAAGACAATATAGGCAAAGATCTCACAAAAGTTTGTCTACCTGTTTACTTCAACGAGCCACTATCTTCCCTACAGGAGTGTTTTGAGGATTTGGAATATTCATACCTTCTTGATCGAACATTTGAATGGGGCAAAAGGGTATAAAGTATATGGAcgcttttacaatttttttaaaaaccattaTGGTAACATTGCCTATCTTTTTTGAAACAGGGAAATACCCTCATGAGGATTCTTAATGTCGCTGCTTTTGCTGTATCTGGGTATGCATCAACCGAAGGAAGAATCTGCAAACCTTTTAACCCAGTGCTAGGTGAAACATACGAGGCAGATTATCCAGACAAAGGACTTCGATTTTTCTCCGAAAAGGTTTTGGTTCACAACATACAGATGTATTTTTATGTGTATTTTACTCTTCAGCTATAGCTATTCAGACCTCTTACTGGTTATATGGTGTCAGGTCAGTCATCATCCTATGGTTGTGGCATGCCATTGCGATGGTACGGGATGGAAATTCTGGGCAGACAGCAATCTGAAGAGTAAGTTTTGGGGTCGGTGGATTCAGCTTGATCCTGTTGGTGTGTTGACTCTGCAATTTGATGATGGAAAAATCCTTCAGTGGAGTAAGGTACCCGTCAAAATTTACTAAGCAGATAATGATGTTGTATGTGTTCTTTGTTACTAATAACCATATCTCTACTCGTAGGTGACTACATCGATATACAATCTCATACTTGGTAAACTTTACTGTGATCACTATGGTACTATGCGTATTGAAGGAAGTGCTGAATACTCTTGTAAACTTAAATTCAAAGAGCAGTCGATCATTGACCGAAATCCTCACCAGGTATGTTCATTCGATATGGTACCAACCACTTGATGAATAATTTAGGAGTGGGCATTTGGTTTTATCCTGATCAATGTATTACGAATATGAGTATTTGACAGGTTCATGGTATAGTTCAAGACAAGAGTGGGAAAACAATGGCAACGATGTTTGGGAAATGGGAGGAGAGCATGCACTATGTGATGGGTGATTGTTCTGGGAAGGGGAAATTGAGCGAAGATATGTCAGGAGCTCAACTTCTCTGGAAATGGAGAAAACCCCCTGGAAACGCAACAAAGTATAATCTAACACGTTTCGCAGTCACGCTGAACGAGCTAACACCTGGGATGAAGGTGAATGCTGTAAAGAATTAATAATGTCTATGAATTGTGTTGCGGTGAGACATTCCAACTTGAATGAGATATGGATGTAGGAGAAGCTGCCACCAACAGATTCAAGGCTGAGACCAGACCAGAGGTATCTGGAAAACAGTGAGTTTGAAATGGCCAACACAGAGAAGTTGCGGCTGGAACAGCGACAACGTCAGGTAATACAAGTCTCACTCACTACGGGTTTATTTTTGAGATAATTGGCTAGATATACACAAATGGGAACAAAATTTGCTAACTACCCAAAACCATTAAAAACAAACATTCACTGTAGACAATTGTCTCCCCGTTTCCCGTTTTACCCCTGCCCGAAATTTTTATCTTCTTTATCTTTCTTTCTCAGAACTCACATCTCTATCATCTTTCTGTTTCTTTCCCAATGTTCTCACCATTTTCATTTCAAATCAATAGATCTTCTTCTTAAATATCCAAATCAACACTTATTTTGTTTATGGCACTAATCAATCATACGGTCACCTTTTCCTCTTCTTAAACTCCAAACCTTccatttaaccaaaaaaaaaactccaaaccTTCCAAAAGAATTTACCGACTCCACAATCTGCAATTATTAATATGCTAACAATATACATTTAATGCTAAGCTGAAACATTATACAAttgtttgatttatatataatacaataattgtTAACTGATAAGAATATATCAGTTGAATAAACAAACTACTAAGTTAGCACCATAATCTATTTTTtaccatttaaaaatatatatatcaagtgtcgatatgtatttttaagatcttggcaaccaatttaaaaaaacgataaaatgttttataacaGCTAACCAAACATGTATCATTTAATGgaaacatattatataaaatgtaactGCTAAGTTTTGATGTGCAATattatatcccttatatattaaaagagaagcattgacTTTAATGCGTTCACACAACATTGTCCACGTGTCAGCTTCACAGtcatttgaaattaattatggTGACGTATCGACTTGGTAACGCTTCTCACGAGAATTCGCTTTTGTTTAAGAAAATTAGTTTCCTAATCTGGTTTAAATAAACATAACCACGTTCTATCATTGTAAAACTTACATAAACAAGACGTGAACGTAAGACAATTTCGTCAGTAAAAGCCAACTATTTATAAGCACATTTTGTGATAACTATCAAGTTTGAATCATGATATACTTGAAGATAAAACGATAACAGTTTTCACACAAACGATCTATGTACACAAGCTATAATAGCTTATACAACAGTCTCACATTGTCAAGCATTCTATACACGTCACTCTCACGTTGTAGCGTGGGCAATTCTTTACAAGACACTCAGTCATAGCGTACACAATGTTTGGGTCACGGCGGGAACATGTGTCCGGTTCGAGAGTATCATTGCTTTTCTGATGTGGGATAATAGGGAGATCGTTGAAGCCAGTGTAACTCTTTTGCCGAGTGACGAGAGATGATCAATCATACCTCTCAGTTTCCTCTTTGGGATGTTACAATGGCTTAATAACATAAGATATAAAGATCTAACTGAGCTAGAATGTAATCGATCAGCAGTTAGAGAGCGTGAGCCTTGATGATATGCTTACTTTGCAGCGTACTTGGCTGAAAcgtttat is part of the Brassica rapa cultivar Chiifu-401-42 chromosome A09, CAAS_Brap_v3.01, whole genome shotgun sequence genome and harbors:
- the LOC103865013 gene encoding oxysterol-binding protein-related protein 1C, whose translation is MIKDNIGKDLTKVCLPVYFNEPLSSLQECFEDLEYSYLLDRTFEWGKRGNTLMRILNVAAFAVSGYASTEGRICKPFNPVLGETYEADYPDKGLRFFSEKVSHHPMVVACHCDGTGWKFWADSNLKSKFWGRWIQLDPVGVLTLQFDDGKILQWSKVTTSIYNLILGKLYCDHYGTMRIEGSAEYSCKLKFKEQSIIDRNPHQVHGIVQDKSGKTMATMFGKWEESMHYVMGDCSGKGKLSEDMSGAQLLWKWRKPPGNATKYNLTRFAVTLNELTPGMKEKLPPTDSRLRPDQRYLENSEFEMANTEKLRLEQRQRQARKMQERGWKPRWFTKEKGSEAYRYKGGYWEARERGSWDNCPDIFGHIDSDQQIEL